Proteins found in one Panthera tigris isolate Pti1 chromosome B3, P.tigris_Pti1_mat1.1, whole genome shotgun sequence genomic segment:
- the LOC102955593 gene encoding zinc finger and SCAN domain-containing protein 29 isoform X1, whose translation MAVAGDPHVQTPRAQEELQRVKLEDDSHWEQEISQRSDPGPETSCRRFWHFCYQQASGPREALIRLRKLCHQWLRPEKCTEEQILELLEQFLAVLPREIQVWVRQKHPESGEEAVALVEGLQKEPGRRGLQAVVKNSQPEPDEQWHHSPEEELPALHRSALPGPGTLGVSLEEGGSDPGMMHSPQELVTFGDVAVYISQEARRQPGPGWRNHLERSWEKSASEVSPDLPTPLSSVSSHVEQEEDPRRRDLQCPGEENASDSAAGGGRGQPGHVPVLRKAKMWDELELQGLEDEKVAGVHWGYEETKTFLGILSESWIHEKLRTCHRNRQVYRLVAERLRERGFPRTLEQCRYRFKNLQTHYRKARSTHAPGTCPFYREMDALMCPRAATPLPEVAGALLGHRACDVEHAELQGRRWGQEEAVLAEAVLEGRAEKQGPDPGHTTASVEEGHLGAVTEDSEGEELGVEEVSGSPGIPALFRSPAGVHWGYEETKIFLGILGEPYIHEKLRTCHRNRQVYRLVAERLRERGFPRTLEQCRYRFKNLQTHYRKARSTHAPGTCPFYREMDALMSPWTLASTFDAFEVAGGLLRNRGGSEENRKAVLEGVTGDGSEPAEEPREEPKSRGPQALRGNPSGLPVRQPDGVSRPERSEELWNDDPWDFRKTSCADLETRTENEENSSQNISEEAELPGALLERPKVDVSQYLAWRRDWEGKYGAEKQWEVPLEDGRGSLSPPERDAGKFIGPQGTYVGEKSYPCCEYGENFSQSSHLAVHQLAHIGEKKPFRCGRCGKSFGRSSHLVCHQRTHTGEKPYKCPECGKGFSDHSNLTAHQRIHTGEKPYKCGECWQSFNQSSSLLMHQRVHTGEKPHKCSECGKSFTNSSHFSAHWRTHTGEKPYRCPECGKKFSKSSTLTSHQRIHTGEKPYECLECGKSFSDRSNLITHRRIHTGERPYKCGECGKSFNQSSSLIIHQRTHTGEKPYECGACGRRFNNSSHFSAHRRTHVGERL comes from the exons ATGGCTGTAGCTGGGGACCCACACGTCCAGACTCCTCGAGCGCAAGAAGAGCTGCAAAGAGTGAAGCTGGAAGACGATTCCCACTGGGAGCAGGAAATTTCCCAAAGGAGCGACCCTGGACCAGAGACCTCCTGCCGGCGGTTTTGGCATTTCTGCTATCAACAAGCATCAGGACCCCGGGAGGCCCTCATCCGACTCCGGAAGCTCTGTCACCAGTGGCTGAGACCAGAGAAGTGTACAGAAGAGCAGATCCTGGAGTTGCTGGAACAGTTCCTGGCTGTCCTTCCTCGGGAGATCCAGGTCTGGGTTAGACAGAAGCATCCAGAGAGTGGAGAGGAGGCCGTGGCCCTGGTGGAAGGCTTGCAGAAAGAGCCTGGGAGACGGGGGCTCCAG GCAGTGGTGAAGAACTCACAGCCAGAACCGGATGAACAGTGGCATCACAGTCCCGAAGAGGAACTCCCAGCCTTGCACAGGAGCG ccctgcctggtCCTGGAACTCTGGGTGTTTCTCTGGAGGAGGGCGGCAGTGACCCGGGGATGATGCACAGCCCCCAG GAGTTGGTGACATTTGGCGATGTGGCTGTGTACATCTCCCAGGAGGCACGGAGGCAGCCAGGACCTGGATGGAGGAACCACCTGGAAAGAAGTTGGGAGAAATCTGCAAGTGAGGTCTCGCCGG ATTTGCCAACCCCTCTATCCAGTGTCAGCTCCCACGTGGAGCAGGAGGAGGACCCACGGAGGCGTGATCTTCAGTGTCCCGGAGAGGAGAACGCCAGCGACTCCGCAGCGGGCGGGGGGAGAGGCCAGCCTGGCCACGTGCCCGTCCTGAGAAAAGCCAAGATGTGGGACGAGCTGGAGTTGCAGGGCCTGGAGGATGAGAAGGTGGCAGGGGTGCACTGGGGctatgaggaaaccaagactttTTTGGGAATTCTCAGTGAGTCTTGGATCCACGAGAAACTGCGCACCTGCCATCGGAACCGCCAGGTGTACCGGCTGGTGGCCGAGCGGCTGCGGGAGCGCGGCTTCCCGCGGACCCTGGAACAGTGTCGCTACCGGTTCAAAAACCTCCAGACCCACTACCGCAAAGCCAGGAGCACGCACGCCCCGGGCACCTGCCCCTTCTATCGTGAGATGGATGCCCTGATGTGCCCACGGGCCGCCACCCCGCTTCCAGAGGTGGCAGGGGCTCTTCTTGGGCACAGGGCCTGTGATGTGGAGCATGCAGAGCTTCAGGGGCGCCGCTGGGGACAGGAGGAGGCAGTGCTGGCTGAGGCTGTGTTGGAAGGCAGGGCAGAGAAGCAGGGGCCGGACCCCGGCCACACAACAGCGTCTGTAGAAGAAGGGCATTTAGGAGCCGTCACAGAGGATTCTGAGGGGGAAGAACTGGGGGTCGAAGAAGTGTCTGGAAGCCCTGGAATCCCAGCCCTGTTTCGGAGTCCGGCTG GTGTGCACTGGGGCTACGAAGAAACCAAAATTTTCCTGGGGATTCTCGGTGAGCCCTACATTCACGAGAAACTGCGCACCTGCCATCGGAACCGCCAGGTGTACCGGCTGGTGGCCGAGCGGCTGCGGGAGCGCGGCTTCCCGCGGACCCTGGAACAGTGTCGCTACCGGTTCAAAAACCTCCAGACCCACTACCGCAAAGCCAGGAGCACGCACGCCCCGGGCACCTGCCCCTTCTATCGTGAGATGGACGCCCTGATGAGCCCCTGGACCCTTGCCAGCACCTTTGATGCCTTCGAGGTGGCAGGAGGCCTCCTGCGGAATAGAGGGGGCTCCGAAGAGAACCGGAAGGCCGTGCTGGAAGGTGTGACGGGAGACGGTAGCGAACCGGCAGAGGAGCCCCGAGAGGAGCCCAAGAGCCGTGgcccccaggctctgaggggGAATCCCAGTG GACTTCCAGTCCGCCAGCCAGACGGGGTCTCGAGGCCAGAGAGAAGTGAAGAGCTTTGGAATGACGATCCCTGGGACTTCCGGAAAACTTCCTGTGCAG ATCTTGAAACAAGGACAGAGAATGAGGAGAATTCAAGCCAGAACATTTCAGAGGAAGCAGAACTGCCGGGGGCATTATTAGAAAGACCCAAAGTGGATGTTTCCCAGTACCTTGcctggaggagagactgggaagGCAAATATGGGGCAGAAAAGCAATGGGAGGTACCCTTAGAAGATGGACGAGGGTCACTCTCCCCTCCAGAAAGAGACGCAGGGAAATTCATAGGTCCTCAGGGAACCTACGTAGGAGAAAAATCCTATCCATGCTGTGAATATGGGGAAAATTTCAGCCAGAGCTCCCACTTAGCTGTCCACCAGCTAGCCCACATCGGAGAAAAGAAACCTTTTAGGTGTGGCCGTTGTGGGAAAAGCTTTGGCCGAAGCTCACACCTGGTCTGCCACCAGAGAACCCACACGGGGGAGAAGCCCTACAAATGCCCCGAATGTGGGAAAGGCTTCAGTGATCATTCTAACCTCACAGCACACcagagaatccacactggagaAAAGCCCTATAAATGTGGAGAGTGCTGGCAGAGCTTCAACCAGAGCTCCAGCCTCCTGATGCACCAGAGAgtccacacaggagagaaaccccaCAAGTGCAGTGAGTGTGGAAAGAGTTTCACCAATAGCTCGCACTTCAGTGCGCACTGGCGAACGCACACTGGCGAAAAGCCCTACCGGTGCCCTGAGTGCGGGAAGAAGTTCAGTAAGAGTTCCACGCTCACCAGCCACCAGAGGATCCACACAGGAGAGAAGCCCTATGAGTGTCTCGAGTGTGGCAAAAGTTTCAGTGACCGCTCAAACCTCATTACCCACCGGcgaattcacactggagagagGCCCTACAAGTGTGGCGAATGTGGGAAGAGCTTTAATCAGAGCTCAAGTCTCATCATACACCAGAGGACCCACACGGGAGAGAAGCCCTACGAATGCGGTGCCTGTGGGAGGCGATTTAACAACAGTTCGCATTTCAGCGCGCATCGGAGAACCCATGTGGGCGAGAGGCTCTAA
- the LOC102955593 gene encoding zinc finger and SCAN domain-containing protein 20 isoform X2, producing MAVAGDPHVQTPRAQEELQRVKLEDDSHWEQEISQRSDPGPETSCRRFWHFCYQQASGPREALIRLRKLCHQWLRPEKCTEEQILELLEQFLAVLPREIQVWVRQKHPESGEEAVALVEGLQKEPGRRGLQAVVKNSQPEPDEQWHHSPEEELPALHRSALPGPGTLGVSLEEGGSDPGMMHSPQELVTFGDVAVYISQEARRQPGPGWRNHLERSWEKSASEVSPDLPTPLSSVSSHVEQEEDPRRRDLQCPGEENASDSAAGGGRGQPGHVPVLRKAKMWDELELQGLEDEKVAGVHWGYEETKTFLGILSESWIHEKLRTCHRNRQVYRLVAERLRERGFPRTLEQCRYRFKNLQTHYRKARSTHAPGTCPFYREMDALMSPWTLASTFDAFEVAGGLLRNRGGSEENRKAVLEGVTGDGSEPAEEPREEPKSRGPQALRGNPSGLPVRQPDGVSRPERSEELWNDDPWDFRKTSCADLETRTENEENSSQNISEEAELPGALLERPKVDVSQYLAWRRDWEGKYGAEKQWEVPLEDGRGSLSPPERDAGKFIGPQGTYVGEKSYPCCEYGENFSQSSHLAVHQLAHIGEKKPFRCGRCGKSFGRSSHLVCHQRTHTGEKPYKCPECGKGFSDHSNLTAHQRIHTGEKPYKCGECWQSFNQSSSLLMHQRVHTGEKPHKCSECGKSFTNSSHFSAHWRTHTGEKPYRCPECGKKFSKSSTLTSHQRIHTGEKPYECLECGKSFSDRSNLITHRRIHTGERPYKCGECGKSFNQSSSLIIHQRTHTGEKPYECGACGRRFNNSSHFSAHRRTHVGERL from the exons ATGGCTGTAGCTGGGGACCCACACGTCCAGACTCCTCGAGCGCAAGAAGAGCTGCAAAGAGTGAAGCTGGAAGACGATTCCCACTGGGAGCAGGAAATTTCCCAAAGGAGCGACCCTGGACCAGAGACCTCCTGCCGGCGGTTTTGGCATTTCTGCTATCAACAAGCATCAGGACCCCGGGAGGCCCTCATCCGACTCCGGAAGCTCTGTCACCAGTGGCTGAGACCAGAGAAGTGTACAGAAGAGCAGATCCTGGAGTTGCTGGAACAGTTCCTGGCTGTCCTTCCTCGGGAGATCCAGGTCTGGGTTAGACAGAAGCATCCAGAGAGTGGAGAGGAGGCCGTGGCCCTGGTGGAAGGCTTGCAGAAAGAGCCTGGGAGACGGGGGCTCCAG GCAGTGGTGAAGAACTCACAGCCAGAACCGGATGAACAGTGGCATCACAGTCCCGAAGAGGAACTCCCAGCCTTGCACAGGAGCG ccctgcctggtCCTGGAACTCTGGGTGTTTCTCTGGAGGAGGGCGGCAGTGACCCGGGGATGATGCACAGCCCCCAG GAGTTGGTGACATTTGGCGATGTGGCTGTGTACATCTCCCAGGAGGCACGGAGGCAGCCAGGACCTGGATGGAGGAACCACCTGGAAAGAAGTTGGGAGAAATCTGCAAGTGAGGTCTCGCCGG ATTTGCCAACCCCTCTATCCAGTGTCAGCTCCCACGTGGAGCAGGAGGAGGACCCACGGAGGCGTGATCTTCAGTGTCCCGGAGAGGAGAACGCCAGCGACTCCGCAGCGGGCGGGGGGAGAGGCCAGCCTGGCCACGTGCCCGTCCTGAGAAAAGCCAAGATGTGGGACGAGCTGGAGTTGCAGGGCCTGGAGGATGAGAAGGTGGCAGGGGTGCACTGGGGctatgaggaaaccaagactttTTTGGGAATTCTCAGTGAGTCTTGGATCCACGAGAAACTGCGCACCTGCCATCGGAACCGCCAGGTGTACCGGCTGGTGGCCGAGCGGCTGCGGGAGCGCGGCTTCCCGCGGACCCTGGAACAGTGTCGCTACCGGTTCAAAAACCTCCAGACCCACTACCGCAAAGCCAGGAGCACGCACGCCCCGGGCACCTGCCCCTTCTATCGTGAG ATGGACGCCCTGATGAGCCCCTGGACCCTTGCCAGCACCTTTGATGCCTTCGAGGTGGCAGGAGGCCTCCTGCGGAATAGAGGGGGCTCCGAAGAGAACCGGAAGGCCGTGCTGGAAGGTGTGACGGGAGACGGTAGCGAACCGGCAGAGGAGCCCCGAGAGGAGCCCAAGAGCCGTGgcccccaggctctgaggggGAATCCCAGTG GACTTCCAGTCCGCCAGCCAGACGGGGTCTCGAGGCCAGAGAGAAGTGAAGAGCTTTGGAATGACGATCCCTGGGACTTCCGGAAAACTTCCTGTGCAG ATCTTGAAACAAGGACAGAGAATGAGGAGAATTCAAGCCAGAACATTTCAGAGGAAGCAGAACTGCCGGGGGCATTATTAGAAAGACCCAAAGTGGATGTTTCCCAGTACCTTGcctggaggagagactgggaagGCAAATATGGGGCAGAAAAGCAATGGGAGGTACCCTTAGAAGATGGACGAGGGTCACTCTCCCCTCCAGAAAGAGACGCAGGGAAATTCATAGGTCCTCAGGGAACCTACGTAGGAGAAAAATCCTATCCATGCTGTGAATATGGGGAAAATTTCAGCCAGAGCTCCCACTTAGCTGTCCACCAGCTAGCCCACATCGGAGAAAAGAAACCTTTTAGGTGTGGCCGTTGTGGGAAAAGCTTTGGCCGAAGCTCACACCTGGTCTGCCACCAGAGAACCCACACGGGGGAGAAGCCCTACAAATGCCCCGAATGTGGGAAAGGCTTCAGTGATCATTCTAACCTCACAGCACACcagagaatccacactggagaAAAGCCCTATAAATGTGGAGAGTGCTGGCAGAGCTTCAACCAGAGCTCCAGCCTCCTGATGCACCAGAGAgtccacacaggagagaaaccccaCAAGTGCAGTGAGTGTGGAAAGAGTTTCACCAATAGCTCGCACTTCAGTGCGCACTGGCGAACGCACACTGGCGAAAAGCCCTACCGGTGCCCTGAGTGCGGGAAGAAGTTCAGTAAGAGTTCCACGCTCACCAGCCACCAGAGGATCCACACAGGAGAGAAGCCCTATGAGTGTCTCGAGTGTGGCAAAAGTTTCAGTGACCGCTCAAACCTCATTACCCACCGGcgaattcacactggagagagGCCCTACAAGTGTGGCGAATGTGGGAAGAGCTTTAATCAGAGCTCAAGTCTCATCATACACCAGAGGACCCACACGGGAGAGAAGCCCTACGAATGCGGTGCCTGTGGGAGGCGATTTAACAACAGTTCGCATTTCAGCGCGCATCGGAGAACCCATGTGGGCGAGAGGCTCTAA